A window from Micromonospora terminaliae encodes these proteins:
- a CDS encoding amidohydrolase, whose product MTSAMTLPSGSQLASSWPEAPTGSQPLPLELDHLLALRVPGLIATRRHIHSHPELSGEEFETAALVHRELSLAGLKPRLLPKGNGVICDIDGRPDGPVIALRADIDALPLSDPKDVPYRSTVEGVCHACGHDVHTTVMLGVGMLLAQLADLGQLDGRVRLIFQPAEEILPCGSLEVIEAGGLDDVVQIFAVHCDPNLPVGKVGLRVGPITAAADNVTVRLTGPGGHTARPHLTVDLVDALGRLVTEVPTLVSRRVPANSGLLLVFGHASAGTRYNVIPSEACAAGTLRVMDRDTWDQAPKIVAQVVRDVLAPTGATVDLEYLRGRPPVTNDARAIGVLTAATAAALGPEGIAETPQSMGGEDFSWYLEHVPGALARLGVGRNGPNVDLHRASFDVDERAIPVGVRLMVQTALRALAAAR is encoded by the coding sequence GTGACGAGTGCGATGACGCTGCCCTCCGGCAGCCAGCTGGCGTCGTCCTGGCCGGAGGCGCCGACCGGGTCCCAGCCCCTGCCCCTGGAGCTCGACCATCTGCTCGCGCTGCGCGTACCCGGCCTCATCGCCACCCGCCGTCACATCCACTCCCACCCGGAGCTGTCGGGCGAAGAGTTCGAGACGGCCGCCCTGGTCCACCGTGAGCTCTCCCTCGCCGGGCTGAAGCCGCGCCTGCTGCCCAAGGGCAACGGCGTCATCTGCGACATCGACGGGCGCCCGGACGGCCCGGTGATCGCCCTCCGCGCCGACATCGACGCGCTGCCGCTGAGCGACCCGAAGGACGTGCCGTACCGGTCGACCGTCGAGGGCGTCTGCCACGCCTGCGGCCACGACGTGCACACCACCGTGATGCTCGGCGTGGGCATGCTGCTCGCCCAGCTCGCCGACCTCGGCCAGCTCGACGGCCGGGTGCGGCTCATCTTCCAGCCCGCCGAGGAGATCCTGCCCTGCGGCTCGCTGGAGGTCATCGAGGCCGGCGGCCTGGACGACGTCGTGCAGATCTTCGCGGTGCACTGCGACCCGAACCTGCCGGTCGGCAAGGTCGGCCTGCGGGTCGGCCCGATCACGGCCGCCGCCGACAACGTCACCGTGCGGCTCACCGGCCCCGGCGGGCACACCGCCCGCCCGCACCTGACCGTCGACCTGGTCGACGCGCTCGGCCGGCTGGTCACCGAGGTGCCGACCCTGGTCAGCCGCCGGGTGCCGGCCAACAGCGGGCTGCTGCTCGTGTTCGGCCACGCCTCGGCCGGCACCCGCTACAACGTCATCCCCTCCGAGGCCTGCGCCGCCGGCACCCTGCGGGTGATGGACCGGGACACCTGGGACCAGGCCCCGAAGATCGTGGCCCAGGTGGTGCGGGACGTCCTCGCACCCACCGGCGCCACCGTCGACCTCGAGTACCTGCGCGGCCGCCCGCCGGTCACCAACGACGCCCGGGCCATCGGCGTGCTCACCGCCGCCACCGCGGCCGCCCTCGGGCCCGAGGGCATCGCCGAGACGCCGCAGAGCATGGGCGGCGAGGACTTCTCCTGGTACCTGGAGCACGTGCCCGGCGCGCTCGCCCGCCTCGGCGTCGGCCGGAACGGGCCCAACGTGGACCTGCACCGGGCCTCGTTCGACGTGGACGAGCGCGCCATCCCGGTCGGCGTACGCCTCATGGTCCAGACCGCGCTGCGGGCACTGGCGGCGGCCCGCTAG